The following are encoded in a window of Sediminispirochaeta bajacaliforniensis DSM 16054 genomic DNA:
- a CDS encoding MFS transporter, translating into MSIEKASIIPFLNRFFHWFSVGIGTSVMSLMMLSKGSGVDTLGLITALYSIFIVIFEFPSGIISDIVGQKTVYQFSLIIAIVGYTIVFFSNSIVTLFVGFAMYGVSRAFSSGSIEALFINKYIKDHGKESLHKFLSILNAGEILGLSMGALTGGVIPMVWEKYFPGQNRYNGNLTAQILILFLIFICTLLVVKEPADTTKTNKRLSKYVKESLRTVANSRKIILLIFGTMIWGFCFNAIELYWQPKMSWILKGETKTWIFGVINSGYFLASLVGVGIINLILRKKSDKPNVLLFLGRIITGVLIIVLSFQARLFSFASIYLLLFMVNGMLSIPEGTVLNSVIPDEKRSSLLSLSSLMMQFGGIIGSLAYSLLVGIIKISGIWILSGIVFGLSSCIFLRIKKEE; encoded by the coding sequence ATGTCAATCGAGAAAGCGTCTATCATACCTTTTTTAAATCGATTTTTTCATTGGTTTTCAGTGGGTATTGGTACTTCTGTCATGTCGCTGATGATGTTGTCGAAAGGCAGTGGTGTCGATACATTAGGATTGATTACCGCTCTCTATTCTATATTCATCGTTATATTTGAGTTTCCAAGTGGTATTATTTCTGACATAGTAGGGCAAAAAACGGTTTATCAGTTTTCGCTTATCATAGCTATTGTCGGTTATACCATTGTCTTTTTTTCGAATAGTATTGTTACTCTTTTTGTTGGGTTTGCGATGTATGGAGTTTCAAGGGCCTTTTCATCGGGGTCAATTGAGGCTTTGTTCATAAACAAATACATCAAAGATCATGGAAAAGAGAGCCTTCATAAGTTTCTTAGCATATTAAATGCGGGGGAAATTTTAGGACTATCTATGGGGGCTTTGACAGGTGGCGTAATACCTATGGTCTGGGAAAAGTATTTTCCAGGTCAAAATAGATATAATGGTAATCTTACGGCACAGATTCTGATACTTTTCCTCATATTTATATGTACGCTACTAGTGGTAAAAGAACCGGCCGATACAACAAAGACGAACAAACGATTGAGTAAGTATGTAAAAGAATCTTTGCGCACAGTAGCGAATAGCAGAAAAATTATCTTATTGATATTCGGAACTATGATTTGGGGCTTCTGTTTTAATGCCATAGAATTATACTGGCAGCCTAAAATGAGCTGGATTTTAAAAGGTGAAACAAAGACATGGATCTTCGGAGTAATAAATAGCGGATATTTTTTGGCTTCGTTGGTAGGTGTCGGCATAATAAATTTGATTTTAAGGAAAAAAAGTGATAAGCCCAATGTATTGCTGTTCCTGGGCAGGATAATAACAGGTGTCTTGATAATTGTTCTATCATTTCAAGCAAGGTTATTTTCTTTTGCCTCAATATATTTATTGCTTTTCATGGTAAATGGAATGTTAAGTATACCAGAGGGAACGGTTTTGAATTCGGTAATTCCAGATGAAAAACGATCATCACTGTTGTCGCTTTCGTCTCTGATGATGCAGTTTGGTGGGATTATCGGTTCTCTGGCGTATAGTTTGTTAGTAGGAATAATAAAAATTTCGGGGATATGGATTTTGTCAGGTATCGTATTTGGACTTTCCAGTTGTATCTTCTTACGAATAAAAAAAGAAGAATAG
- a CDS encoding acyl-CoA thioesterase — protein MTHSYTLTVRSYECDMHRHVNNAVYLNYLEAARMGFLNDVDFDYEAFLDAGYALFVVNINAPAFLNDILTVQTSPIKRKRLSGTFLQEVKRKEALLARAEVTWACVNHSGKPVPLPEEFSGPWIDPEPVTVA, from the coding sequence ATGACACACTCATACACATTGACCGTCCGGAGTTACGAATGCGATATGCATCGCCATGTAAACAACGCGGTCTACCTCAATTATCTGGAAGCGGCTCGAATGGGTTTCTTGAACGACGTCGACTTTGATTATGAAGCATTTCTCGACGCGGGATACGCTCTTTTTGTCGTCAATATTAATGCCCCTGCATTCCTCAACGATATACTGACGGTGCAGACAAGCCCTATAAAACGAAAACGCTTATCCGGCACATTCCTCCAGGAAGTGAAGAGGAAAGAGGCCTTACTGGCGAGGGCGGAAGTGACCTGGGCTTGCGTCAATCACTCAGGCAAACCCGTCCCGTTGCCGGAAGAATTTTCCGGACCTTGGATTGATCCCGAACCTGTGACGGTGGCGTAA
- a CDS encoding tetratricopeptide repeat protein — protein MVDVLIEINGLEQLKVIEPELINELCSSLNHLFLAWAIEAPRNFGSVLLYRFSPGKRELGGLFEKLLHGWSMLEAKARKLRGLNFVVVKEEFGDDEELEAKLWRYLFTVKPDGSFWMEPGAAELFSPFAELSKEEQGFLVTGSRKDSTDNHDSILTFLDGHCSMDGLLDSFTPFLNGEKTGILFLWGPPGSGKIHALDYLRRHIAFRKEDLPFLRIEPPEGFTGVGVPLLEAMVRRGWKGIASMLSPGSMVCWNSLFHLLERDPETVRREDAELIFALYLEAYVAEMKAALLPPILFIEGLDRYRRETVRSLSRCFGLHQGKEGLLAVISSREGELPAEFSDYAVNKMAFQLWHQKELTRMVDEELLVGLDVEKEETAISLYHMGLLLRRGSRGFSGLAATKRLIRELPVFHQKLLYLTFITGGLYSAEQLRALFGIDSVEPGEFRTIATDLIDLGLLAESELLRPVFPELRDYLKRELGGEGEKLASFFTVYLSKDTEGSGRNAYRNNSIMLEEQPADQSASWLLDRLGRLVCSGRLSLATPFFEEATKSLHRLSPGEGELSDHLQALYLLSAIQEGRDSLAKEIISLFNERPEPRDWKVRNLRRLALGEYLLAVHAYRKAMEPAKAALLELQDLPGTPGEAVANLLLGRVILAMGRIDEAKDYFNIAGEVGFSPDEEDHSEEVALWSALAVFLGGNMSAALREAERGAVLARNSGKRQWELYADFLCARVLFALGRYEEALNRFFICLNNALLYPEEGYFEMVEGWIARCQTYQGKIESAIKRLSPSVDNPEHLFFLSEAAFLDERYDQAFEAIESSCRLEKDRLKLFSRPLPWNWESGFACVEDLAFAVPGGHGVLYQMARAWRGLILSRIGRIEEAKQELSRITREEKLADNDPYSHLYLFFQTLTMSDSGQGGTQEGLDRLTQLSKALRSVQGISSRIEVPVDRQDYLKRNYWNAKLTAQGRAAKLI, from the coding sequence ATGGTAGATGTATTGATAGAAATCAATGGTCTGGAACAATTAAAAGTGATAGAGCCGGAGCTTATCAATGAGCTATGCTCCTCCCTTAATCACCTTTTTCTCGCTTGGGCTATCGAAGCCCCTCGGAACTTCGGTTCGGTTTTGCTCTATCGCTTTTCTCCTGGGAAGCGCGAGCTTGGGGGACTCTTTGAAAAGCTTCTCCATGGCTGGAGCATGCTTGAGGCAAAGGCGAGAAAACTTCGGGGCCTTAATTTTGTTGTTGTGAAGGAGGAGTTCGGAGATGATGAAGAGCTCGAAGCAAAGCTTTGGCGCTATCTTTTTACCGTAAAGCCTGATGGTTCCTTCTGGATGGAGCCTGGTGCTGCCGAGCTTTTCTCTCCATTTGCCGAGTTAAGCAAAGAGGAACAAGGGTTTCTTGTAACCGGTAGCCGAAAGGATTCCACCGACAACCATGATTCGATTTTGACGTTTCTCGATGGCCACTGCTCAATGGATGGGCTTCTTGATAGCTTTACCCCCTTTCTGAACGGTGAAAAGACGGGGATCCTTTTTCTTTGGGGACCTCCGGGAAGTGGGAAAATTCATGCTTTGGACTATCTGCGACGGCATATTGCATTTCGAAAAGAGGACCTCCCGTTTCTTCGGATAGAACCTCCAGAAGGATTCACCGGCGTCGGTGTTCCCCTTCTGGAGGCAATGGTCAGACGGGGATGGAAAGGCATTGCGTCCATGCTTTCTCCCGGTTCCATGGTTTGCTGGAATTCCCTTTTTCACCTACTTGAACGTGATCCCGAAACGGTGAGAAGAGAGGATGCCGAGTTGATTTTCGCCCTCTATCTTGAAGCATACGTTGCAGAGATGAAAGCGGCGTTGCTTCCGCCTATTTTGTTCATAGAGGGGCTTGATAGATACAGGAGGGAAACGGTTCGTTCGCTTTCCCGGTGTTTCGGCCTACACCAGGGCAAAGAGGGCTTGCTTGCCGTGATTTCGAGTAGGGAGGGGGAGCTCCCGGCCGAGTTTTCCGACTATGCGGTTAACAAGATGGCTTTTCAACTGTGGCATCAGAAAGAGTTGACTCGGATGGTAGATGAGGAGCTCCTTGTCGGTTTGGACGTTGAAAAAGAGGAAACGGCGATAAGCCTCTACCATATGGGTTTGTTGCTGCGCAGGGGCTCAAGGGGGTTTTCCGGTCTTGCCGCCACAAAACGACTTATCCGTGAGTTGCCTGTCTTTCACCAAAAATTGCTTTATCTTACCTTTATCACCGGGGGGCTCTATTCTGCAGAGCAGCTACGGGCGCTTTTCGGAATTGATTCAGTTGAGCCGGGAGAATTCCGTACCATCGCTACCGATCTTATCGATTTGGGGCTTTTGGCCGAATCGGAACTGCTGCGGCCGGTTTTTCCCGAGTTGAGGGATTACCTGAAGCGGGAGCTGGGGGGCGAAGGTGAAAAGCTTGCGTCTTTCTTTACCGTCTATCTCAGCAAGGATACGGAGGGCTCTGGCAGGAATGCTTATCGAAACAACAGTATCATGTTGGAGGAGCAGCCTGCAGACCAGAGCGCATCGTGGCTTCTCGATCGCCTTGGCCGCCTGGTGTGTTCCGGCCGCCTTTCGCTTGCCACCCCTTTTTTTGAAGAGGCCACAAAGAGCTTGCATCGGCTTTCGCCGGGAGAGGGGGAACTCAGCGATCATTTGCAGGCACTCTACCTGCTGTCGGCGATTCAAGAAGGGCGAGATTCTCTTGCGAAAGAGATTATCTCCCTTTTTAACGAACGCCCCGAACCTCGGGATTGGAAGGTCCGTAATCTGCGTCGTCTGGCATTAGGAGAGTATCTACTTGCCGTTCATGCATATCGAAAGGCGATGGAGCCTGCCAAAGCGGCCCTCCTTGAGCTGCAGGATCTACCCGGAACTCCAGGAGAAGCGGTGGCGAATCTTCTGCTCGGGCGTGTCATCCTTGCAATGGGTAGGATCGATGAGGCAAAAGACTATTTCAACATTGCGGGTGAAGTGGGGTTTTCTCCCGATGAGGAGGATCATTCGGAGGAGGTCGCTCTGTGGAGCGCCCTTGCGGTATTTCTCGGTGGTAACATGAGTGCTGCCCTTCGGGAAGCCGAAAGAGGTGCCGTTCTTGCGCGTAACAGTGGCAAACGGCAATGGGAACTCTATGCCGATTTCCTTTGCGCCCGTGTTTTGTTTGCGCTTGGTCGTTACGAAGAGGCCTTAAATCGATTTTTCATTTGCCTGAACAATGCGCTTCTGTATCCGGAAGAGGGGTATTTCGAAATGGTTGAAGGATGGATAGCAAGGTGTCAAACCTATCAGGGAAAAATCGAATCCGCAATAAAACGTTTATCCCCTTCTGTCGATAATCCGGAGCATCTCTTTTTTCTATCCGAAGCGGCTTTTCTCGATGAACGGTACGATCAGGCCTTCGAGGCCATTGAATCCTCTTGCCGACTTGAGAAAGATCGGCTCAAGCTCTTTTCCCGCCCCCTGCCGTGGAACTGGGAGTCCGGCTTCGCCTGTGTTGAGGATCTTGCTTTTGCCGTTCCCGGTGGACATGGGGTGCTTTATCAAATGGCAAGGGCATGGCGTGGACTTATCCTTTCCAGAATCGGACGGATTGAGGAGGCGAAACAGGAGCTGTCAAGGATCACCCGTGAAGAGAAACTGGCGGACAACGATCCTTACAGCCATCTCTACCTCTTCTTTCAGACACTGACAATGTCGGATAGCGGCCAAGGGGGGACACAAGAAGGTCTCGACCGCCTTACACAGCTGTCAAAGGCACTACGTTCCGTTCAGGGAATCAGCAGCCGCATAGAGGTTCCTGTGGACCGTCAGGATTACCTAAAACGAAATTACTGGAATGCCAAGCTGACGGCCCAAGGCCGGGCTGCTAAACTGATCTGA
- a CDS encoding ATP-binding protein, with protein MKFTFSTKAPFEKILETLNQISFNGSFRSDEQAIYAILELVSNSLRAHREKAVKEKIVLKIQGERERTFVRLRDLGGGFDISKLPYDITQPVNEIDTISDAFEAYRQKNNYRRFGMGILLARKVFPGFRLTFDEQNGTIAGTIVDLSDKVFDTVGPRAPAGGALS; from the coding sequence GTGAAGTTTACGTTTTCGACCAAGGCTCCGTTTGAGAAAATTCTGGAAACCCTTAATCAGATCAGTTTTAACGGTTCTTTCAGAAGTGATGAACAGGCAATCTATGCCATTTTGGAGTTGGTAAGCAACTCCCTGCGTGCTCATAGAGAAAAAGCGGTTAAAGAGAAAATCGTCTTGAAAATTCAGGGAGAAAGAGAACGCACCTTTGTCCGCCTGAGAGACCTTGGCGGTGGTTTCGATATCTCAAAACTTCCCTATGATATTACCCAGCCCGTCAATGAAATCGACACCATTAGCGATGCATTTGAAGCATATCGACAAAAGAACAATTATCGTCGTTTCGGAATGGGAATCTTGTTGGCCAGAAAGGTATTTCCAGGTTTCAGACTTACCTTCGACGAGCAAAACGGCACCATTGCCGGTACCATCGTCGATCTTTCCGATAAGGTTTTCGATACGGTAGGCCCCAGGGCCCCGGCCGGTGGAGCATTATCGTGA
- a CDS encoding PilZ domain-containing protein has translation MERRTDPRNRSYAKAFLPDHNAIGYIRDISTGGFRIEALGDPGIPEKVEVTAVFIPNEEMRFPPFTLRGRVEWRHENPPTTSLGIAVTRYVSPGSARLFRRFRKIWKRLAT, from the coding sequence ATGGAACGACGGACCGACCCGCGTAACCGTAGCTATGCAAAGGCCTTTCTCCCGGATCACAACGCCATCGGGTATATTCGTGATATTTCAACCGGCGGTTTCAGAATTGAAGCCTTGGGTGATCCCGGTATTCCTGAAAAGGTGGAAGTGACCGCTGTCTTTATTCCGAACGAGGAGATGCGCTTTCCACCCTTCACCCTGCGGGGACGGGTGGAGTGGCGCCATGAAAATCCCCCGACAACCAGCCTTGGTATCGCCGTCACTCGCTATGTCAGTCCGGGAAGTGCCCGCCTGTTCCGTCGTTTTCGAAAGATATGGAAACGGCTCGCAACATAG
- a CDS encoding PilZ domain-containing protein produces MGNTLGRIEREFVLVKMEEQQIEIAVHGERKRASAKVLSLVDLSTLRLQQLSPSEPVFIKGEPVRLFFNFFDHTMTFEGSILESGEELLISIPNTVVKNLQRKFERVPPPEGNIHLSFDIASSRIELDFPRTSQFTQVDQEEMIFSSVFDASSIQGLLEQFNHVIAQYAEVAKIRMFREKKPEIFEELVVASGGNALFLPDTSRSFPSLEEAEGRRMVVDEELPLGDSDLFCGKKREELKSWLRDLGHEGILSELVMPICYREYVIGVILLQTGIGRGIPFTLQVFDICSEFASILVHSLQQNGYFAGGKRQVESYEPQIVNISASGLLFTHSSAELASQIGMYSDLSIRLTLSGRPMQIACRVMRKYHEENRAYYGLQFMEMKPEDFRYLFEAVYGRSFTERDDRLWEGGAKPPEVVL; encoded by the coding sequence ATGGGCAATACGCTGGGGAGAATAGAACGGGAGTTCGTTCTCGTGAAAATGGAGGAACAGCAGATTGAGATTGCCGTTCACGGTGAGCGGAAACGGGCCTCGGCAAAGGTTCTTTCCCTTGTCGATCTTTCTACACTTCGATTACAGCAGCTTTCTCCTTCCGAGCCAGTTTTCATAAAAGGAGAGCCGGTTCGTCTCTTTTTTAATTTTTTCGACCACACCATGACCTTTGAAGGAAGCATCCTCGAAAGTGGAGAAGAGCTCCTTATTTCGATTCCGAATACGGTTGTGAAGAATCTTCAAAGGAAATTCGAGCGTGTGCCTCCTCCAGAGGGCAATATCCATCTTAGTTTCGATATTGCAAGCAGCCGCATTGAGCTCGATTTTCCCCGGACATCCCAGTTCACACAGGTTGATCAAGAGGAGATGATTTTTTCTTCTGTCTTTGATGCCTCTTCAATTCAGGGACTTCTCGAACAGTTCAATCATGTCATCGCTCAATATGCGGAGGTTGCCAAGATTCGAATGTTTCGGGAAAAAAAGCCAGAAATATTTGAAGAGCTTGTGGTTGCCTCAGGAGGAAATGCGCTTTTTTTACCCGACACCTCACGATCCTTTCCTTCCCTCGAGGAGGCGGAAGGGCGGCGTATGGTTGTGGATGAAGAGCTTCCGCTCGGGGATAGCGATCTCTTCTGCGGCAAAAAGCGGGAGGAGCTTAAAAGTTGGCTCCGGGATTTGGGGCACGAGGGTATTCTTTCCGAGCTTGTCATGCCGATATGCTACCGCGAATATGTGATCGGGGTGATCCTTTTGCAAACGGGTATTGGCAGAGGGATACCTTTTACTCTCCAGGTCTTCGACATCTGCAGTGAATTCGCTTCGATTCTTGTCCATTCTCTGCAGCAAAACGGCTACTTTGCAGGTGGAAAGCGACAAGTGGAATCCTATGAGCCTCAGATTGTCAATATCAGTGCATCTGGGCTTCTCTTTACCCATTCCTCTGCCGAGCTTGCTTCCCAGATCGGAATGTACAGTGATCTTTCCATTCGGTTGACCCTGTCGGGTCGCCCCATGCAAATAGCCTGCAGGGTAATGAGAAAATATCATGAAGAAAACAGGGCCTATTACGGTTTACAATTTATGGAAATGAAGCCGGAAGATTTTCGCTATCTCTTTGAGGCTGTGTACGGCCGTTCTTTTACCGAGCGGGACGACCGCCTCTGGGAAGGGGGGGCAAAGCCTCCGGAAGTAGTCCTCTGA
- a CDS encoding aconitate hydratase, giving the protein MTYTAAEKILKTHHREGDFLKGKEIGITIDQTLTQDATGTMVYLQYEAMKIPRVKTELSVSYVDHNTLQNDYRNMDDHRFLQSAAAKFGIYFSRPGNGICHQVHLERFGRPGKTLLGSDSHTPTGGGLGMIAIGAGGLDVAVAMAGAPFYLTYPEIIGVKLTGKLGRMCSAKDVILTVLKLETVKGGVGKIYEYFGPGVKSLTVPERATITNMGAELGATTSLFPSDEVTKAFLELQGRGDQWEEVKADEGAVYDKIIEIDLSKVEPMAACPHMPDIVVPVSELAGKPLQQVAIGSCTNSSLDDLGVAADILAGKTIARGVSLGISPGSKQTLSAAMKNGIIEKLVDAGARILESACGPCIGMGFAPSSGGVSLRTFNRNFKGRSGTADAQVYLVSPETAAASALMGAITDPRGIKGVERKDYLVYTEIKDNMIIPPFDEKEAAKVEIVRGPNIKPCPTAKAVADNLTAKVLLKTEDNITTDHIMPAGSKILPLRSNIPEISKHVFEAVDPDFPEKALAAGEGIIIGGENYGQGSSREHAALAPMYLGIKAVIVKSFARIHKANLINFGILPLTFSNPSDYDNIEEGVSLSFEKLPEQLKAGKEVTATLVGGPGDGTSMVFLHDMEERLLNVVLAGGLLNFTRQGNGR; this is encoded by the coding sequence ATGACCTACACCGCAGCGGAAAAAATTCTAAAAACACATCACAGAGAAGGTGATTTTCTTAAAGGCAAGGAGATCGGCATTACCATCGACCAAACCCTTACCCAGGACGCTACAGGAACCATGGTCTATTTACAGTACGAGGCCATGAAAATTCCACGGGTAAAAACGGAATTGTCGGTCTCTTATGTCGATCACAACACGCTGCAAAATGACTATCGTAATATGGATGATCACCGCTTTCTTCAGTCGGCCGCCGCAAAATTCGGCATCTACTTCTCCCGTCCAGGCAATGGGATCTGCCACCAGGTTCATCTCGAACGTTTCGGTAGGCCTGGAAAGACCCTTCTTGGAAGCGACAGTCACACCCCAACCGGCGGAGGATTGGGGATGATTGCAATCGGGGCGGGAGGCCTTGATGTTGCCGTTGCAATGGCCGGAGCACCTTTTTATCTCACCTATCCCGAGATCATCGGCGTTAAGCTGACCGGCAAACTGGGAAGGATGTGCAGTGCAAAGGATGTCATCCTCACCGTACTAAAGCTTGAGACGGTAAAAGGCGGGGTTGGTAAAATTTATGAATACTTTGGTCCGGGCGTAAAAAGCCTGACCGTACCGGAAAGGGCAACCATTACAAACATGGGTGCGGAACTTGGTGCGACCACAAGCCTCTTTCCCTCCGATGAGGTTACAAAGGCCTTTCTTGAGCTGCAGGGACGGGGCGATCAATGGGAAGAGGTGAAAGCCGACGAGGGAGCCGTGTACGACAAGATTATCGAGATTGATCTCTCAAAGGTGGAGCCTATGGCCGCTTGTCCTCACATGCCCGATATCGTTGTTCCGGTTTCCGAACTGGCAGGTAAGCCCCTTCAGCAGGTAGCCATAGGTTCCTGCACAAACAGTAGTCTCGACGACCTCGGCGTGGCCGCCGACATTCTCGCCGGAAAAACGATTGCCCGGGGAGTGAGCCTCGGTATCAGTCCGGGAAGTAAACAAACCCTTTCGGCGGCGATGAAAAACGGTATCATCGAAAAGCTGGTGGATGCAGGAGCCAGAATACTCGAAAGTGCCTGCGGGCCCTGTATCGGCATGGGGTTCGCCCCCTCTTCGGGAGGTGTCTCCCTTCGTACCTTCAACAGAAATTTCAAGGGACGCAGCGGTACGGCCGATGCCCAGGTCTATCTGGTCAGTCCGGAAACAGCGGCAGCATCGGCTCTTATGGGTGCTATCACCGATCCCAGGGGTATAAAAGGGGTGGAGCGAAAAGATTACCTTGTCTACACCGAGATAAAAGACAATATGATTATTCCGCCTTTCGACGAAAAAGAAGCGGCAAAGGTGGAGATTGTACGCGGACCGAATATCAAGCCCTGCCCCACGGCAAAGGCAGTGGCAGATAATCTGACGGCAAAAGTTCTACTGAAGACCGAAGACAACATAACAACCGATCATATCATGCCTGCCGGATCTAAGATTCTTCCCCTCAGATCCAATATCCCAGAAATCTCGAAGCATGTGTTTGAAGCAGTCGATCCCGACTTCCCCGAAAAGGCCCTTGCCGCCGGTGAGGGCATCATCATTGGCGGAGAAAACTACGGTCAGGGTTCCAGCAGAGAGCATGCGGCCCTTGCCCCCATGTATCTGGGAATAAAAGCGGTCATTGTCAAAAGCTTCGCACGAATTCATAAGGCAAACCTCATTAATTTCGGTATTTTGCCTCTAACCTTTTCCAATCCCTCAGACTACGACAACATAGAAGAGGGAGTAAGCCTTTCGTTCGAAAAGCTTCCGGAACAGCTGAAAGCAGGTAAAGAGGTGACCGCAACCCTTGTCGGGGGACCCGGCGACGGCACAAGCATGGTCTTCCTCCACGATATGGAGGAACGTCTCCTCAATGTAGTTCTGGCCGGAGGACTGTTGAACTTTACCCGGCAAGGCAATGGGCGATAA